From Nilaparvata lugens isolate BPH chromosome 7, ASM1435652v1, whole genome shotgun sequence, one genomic window encodes:
- the LOC120352346 gene encoding uncharacterized protein LOC120352346, with product MDESEESVNCDESSQLVEDDVQETVIDSGPSEAATTPATPASEASMSTSHSVNTSRKLTRNKRKAVGNDDGTTEVLQVIGKKLESLQADDAFQVFGKHVANKLREVPNSQNIIAQKLISDVLFKAELGTLTRNFRLVDMKSQLQDDFGSMNATNYWPQQNTPHQIRMQQNLSSQVGQYHSFSQQPQPMPHNYAPEQIPHTQEYETIGKISAVSFIIPQQGEQDVQTRAHQAPTQSPVGTYLSSFQPN from the exons ATGGACGAAAGTGAAGAGTCTGTAAACTGCGACGAATCATCACAACTA gTGGAAGACGATGTGCAAGAAACTGTTATTGACAGTGGGCCCAGTGAAGCTGCTACTACCCCTGCTACTCCTGCTTCCGAAGCATCTATGAGTACTTCCCATTCTGTCAATACCTCGCGCAAGTTAACTCGTAACAAGAGGAAGGCTGTTGGGAATGATGATGGCACAACTGAAGTCCTGCAGGTGATAGGGAAGAAACTGGAATCGCTACAGGCAGATGATGCATTTCAGGTATTTGGAAAACATGTGGCTAATAAACTCAGAGAAGTCCCGAATTCACAAAACATAATTGCTCAGAAACTAATTTCCGACGTTTTATTCAAAGCTGAGTTGGGTACGCTTACCAGAAATTTTCGACTTGTTGACATGAAAAGCCAGCTACAAGATGATTTTGGTTCAATGAATGCCACGAATTATTGGCCTCAACAGAATACgccacatcaaatcagaatgcAACAAAATCTTTCTTCACAAGTTGGACAATACCACTCCTTCTCGCAGCAGCCGCAGCCTATGCCACATAACTACGCCCCAGAACAAATACCTCACACTCAGGAGTATGAAACAATTGGGAAAATTTCGGCAGTTTCATTTATCATCCCACAGCAAGGTGAACAAGATGTACAGACACGCGCCCACCAAGCCCCTACCCAATCTCCCGTTGGAACCTACTTGTCATCATTTCAACCAAACTGA